A single Vidua chalybeata isolate OUT-0048 chromosome 20, bVidCha1 merged haplotype, whole genome shotgun sequence DNA region contains:
- the LOC128797974 gene encoding aldehyde dehydrogenase family 3 member A2-like isoform X2, with the protein MEKMQQIVGRARAAFQSGRSRPLEFRIQQLKALERMVQEKEKEILAALKADLNKCGHNAYSHEILGVLGELALTMEKLPSWAAPQPVKKNLLTMRDEAYIGYEPLGVVLVIGAWNYPFVLVMQPLIGAIAAGNAVVVKPSEVSENTARLVAELLPQYLDKDLYAVVTGGVPETTELLTQRFDHILYTGNTAVGKIVMAAAAKHLTPVTLELGGKSPCYIDKDCDLAVACRRITWGKYMNCGQTCIAPDYILCDPSIQSKVVENIKATLKEFYGEDVKSSPDYERIINQRHFRRVKSLLEGQKIAHGGETDEASCFIAPTILTDVSPESKVMEEEIFGPVLPIVTVKSVEEAIEFINLREKPLALYVFSNNKQLIKRVISETSSGGVTGNDVIMHFFLSTLPFGGVGHSGMGAYHGKHSFETFSHRRACLIKDLKMESANKMRYPPGSQKKVDWAKFFLLKRFNKARIGLFVLALLGVVAAVMIKVIN; encoded by the exons ATGGAGAAGATGCAGCAGATCGTGGGGCGGGCCAGGGCCGCCTTCCAGTCGGGCCGGAGCCGCCCGCTGGAGTTCAGGATTCAGCAGCTGAAGGCCCTGGAGAGGATggtgcaggagaaggagaaggagatcCTGGCAGCCCTCAAGGCGGATCTGAACAAG TGTGGGCACAACGCCTATAGCCATGAAATTCTGGGcgtgctgggggagctggcCCTCACCATGGAGAAGCTGCCGTCCTGGGCAGCCCCTCAGCCCGTGAAGAAGAACCTGCTGACCATGAGGGACGAGGCCTACATCGGCTACGAGCCCCTGGGCGTGGTGCTGGTCATCGGGGCCTGGAACTACCCCTTTGTGCTGGTCATGCAGCCCCTGATCGGGGCCATCGCAGCAG GCAATGCCGTGGTGGTGAAGCCGTCGGAGGTCAGCGAGAACACGGCTCGGCTGGTGGCTGAGCTCCTCCCACAGTACCTGGACAAG GATCTGTATGCTGTGGTCACTGGAGGAGTTCCTGAGACAACCGAGCTGCTGACCCAGAGATTTGATCACATCCTCTACACTGGCAACACTGCAGTGGGCAAAATtgtgatggcagcagctgccaagcACCTGACCCCTGTCAccctggagctgggggggaAGAGCCCCTGCTACATCGACAAGGACTGTGACCTGGCTGTCGCCTGCAG GCGGATAACATGGGGCAAGTACATGAACTGTGGGCAAACCTGCATCGCCCCAGACTACATCCTGTGTGACCCATCCATCCAGAGCAAGGTGGTGGAGAACATCAAGGCGACTCTGAAG GAATTCTATGGGGAGGACGTGAAGTCGTCTCCGGACTATGAAAGGATCATCAACCAGCGTCACTTCAGGAGGGTCAAGAGCCTGCTGGAAGGGCAGAAGATTGCTCATGGGGGAGAGACTGATGAGGCCTCCTGCTTCATAg CACCAACCATCCTCACGGATGTTTCCCCGGAGTCCAAGGTGATGGAGGAGGAAATCTTTGGGCCAGTGCTGCCCATTGTGACTGTGAAGAGCGTGGAGGAAGCCATTGAGTTCATCAACCTTCGGGAGAAGCCCCTAGCCCTGTATGTGTTCTCCAACAACAAGCAG TTAATCAAGAGAGTCATCTCGGAAACCTCCAGCGGTGGTGTGACTGGAAATGATGTCATTATGCATTTCTTCCTCTCAACTTTGCCTTTTGGTGGTGTTG GTCACAGCGGGATGGGCGCCTACCACGGCAAGCACAGCTTCGAGACCTTCTCCCACCGCCGCGCCTGCCTGATCAAGGACCTGAAGATGGAGAGCGCCAACAAAATGCGGTACCCACCTGGCAGCCAGAAGAAGGTGGACTGGGCCAAGTTCTTCCTGCTGAAACGGTTTAACAAGGCCCGAATTGGGCTCTttgtcctggccctgctgggggTTGTGGCAGCGGTGATGATTAAG GTGATTAACTGa
- the LOC128797974 gene encoding aldehyde dehydrogenase family 3 member A2-like isoform X1, which produces MEKMQQIVGRARAAFQSGRSRPLEFRIQQLKALERMVQEKEKEILAALKADLNKCGHNAYSHEILGVLGELALTMEKLPSWAAPQPVKKNLLTMRDEAYIGYEPLGVVLVIGAWNYPFVLVMQPLIGAIAAGNAVVVKPSEVSENTARLVAELLPQYLDKDLYAVVTGGVPETTELLTQRFDHILYTGNTAVGKIVMAAAAKHLTPVTLELGGKSPCYIDKDCDLAVACRRITWGKYMNCGQTCIAPDYILCDPSIQSKVVENIKATLKEFYGEDVKSSPDYERIINQRHFRRVKSLLEGQKIAHGGETDEASCFIAPTILTDVSPESKVMEEEIFGPVLPIVTVKSVEEAIEFINLREKPLALYVFSNNKQLIKRVISETSSGGVTGNDVIMHFFLSTLPFGGVGHSGMGAYHGKHSFETFSHRRACLIKDLKMESANKMRYPPGSQKKVDWAKFFLLKRFNKARIGLFVLALLGVVAAVMIKSHQSVLKRKALLVVLAVQRLGWPSGW; this is translated from the exons ATGGAGAAGATGCAGCAGATCGTGGGGCGGGCCAGGGCCGCCTTCCAGTCGGGCCGGAGCCGCCCGCTGGAGTTCAGGATTCAGCAGCTGAAGGCCCTGGAGAGGATggtgcaggagaaggagaaggagatcCTGGCAGCCCTCAAGGCGGATCTGAACAAG TGTGGGCACAACGCCTATAGCCATGAAATTCTGGGcgtgctgggggagctggcCCTCACCATGGAGAAGCTGCCGTCCTGGGCAGCCCCTCAGCCCGTGAAGAAGAACCTGCTGACCATGAGGGACGAGGCCTACATCGGCTACGAGCCCCTGGGCGTGGTGCTGGTCATCGGGGCCTGGAACTACCCCTTTGTGCTGGTCATGCAGCCCCTGATCGGGGCCATCGCAGCAG GCAATGCCGTGGTGGTGAAGCCGTCGGAGGTCAGCGAGAACACGGCTCGGCTGGTGGCTGAGCTCCTCCCACAGTACCTGGACAAG GATCTGTATGCTGTGGTCACTGGAGGAGTTCCTGAGACAACCGAGCTGCTGACCCAGAGATTTGATCACATCCTCTACACTGGCAACACTGCAGTGGGCAAAATtgtgatggcagcagctgccaagcACCTGACCCCTGTCAccctggagctgggggggaAGAGCCCCTGCTACATCGACAAGGACTGTGACCTGGCTGTCGCCTGCAG GCGGATAACATGGGGCAAGTACATGAACTGTGGGCAAACCTGCATCGCCCCAGACTACATCCTGTGTGACCCATCCATCCAGAGCAAGGTGGTGGAGAACATCAAGGCGACTCTGAAG GAATTCTATGGGGAGGACGTGAAGTCGTCTCCGGACTATGAAAGGATCATCAACCAGCGTCACTTCAGGAGGGTCAAGAGCCTGCTGGAAGGGCAGAAGATTGCTCATGGGGGAGAGACTGATGAGGCCTCCTGCTTCATAg CACCAACCATCCTCACGGATGTTTCCCCGGAGTCCAAGGTGATGGAGGAGGAAATCTTTGGGCCAGTGCTGCCCATTGTGACTGTGAAGAGCGTGGAGGAAGCCATTGAGTTCATCAACCTTCGGGAGAAGCCCCTAGCCCTGTATGTGTTCTCCAACAACAAGCAG TTAATCAAGAGAGTCATCTCGGAAACCTCCAGCGGTGGTGTGACTGGAAATGATGTCATTATGCATTTCTTCCTCTCAACTTTGCCTTTTGGTGGTGTTG GTCACAGCGGGATGGGCGCCTACCACGGCAAGCACAGCTTCGAGACCTTCTCCCACCGCCGCGCCTGCCTGATCAAGGACCTGAAGATGGAGAGCGCCAACAAAATGCGGTACCCACCTGGCAGCCAGAAGAAGGTGGACTGGGCCAAGTTCTTCCTGCTGAAACGGTTTAACAAGGCCCGAATTGGGCTCTttgtcctggccctgctgggggTTGTGGCAGCGGTGATGATTAAG AGCCACCAGTCTGTGCTGAAGAGAAAAGCCCTCTTGGTtgtgctggctgtgcagagGCTGGGCTGGCCCAGTGGGTGGTAA
- the LOC128797974 gene encoding aldehyde dehydrogenase family 3 member A2-like isoform X3, which produces MEKMQQIVGRARAAFQSGRSRPLEFRIQQLKALERMVQEKEKEILAALKADLNKCGHNAYSHEILGVLGELALTMEKLPSWAAPQPVKKNLLTMRDEAYIGYEPLGVVLVIGAWNYPFVLVMQPLIGAIAAGNAVVVKPSEVSENTARLVAELLPQYLDKDLYAVVTGGVPETTELLTQRFDHILYTGNTAVGKIVMAAAAKHLTPVTLELGGKSPCYIDKDCDLAVACRRITWGKYMNCGQTCIAPDYILCDPSIQSKVVENIKATLKEFYGEDVKSSPDYERIINQRHFRRVKSLLEGQKIAHGGETDEASCFIAPTILTDVSPESKVMEEEIFGPVLPIVTVKSVEEAIEFINLREKPLALYVFSNNKQLIKRVISETSSGGVTGNDVIMHFFLSTLPFGGVGHSGMGAYHGKHSFETFSHRRACLIKDLKMESANKMRYPPGSQKKVDWAKFFLLKRFNKARIGLFVLALLGVVAAVMIK; this is translated from the exons ATGGAGAAGATGCAGCAGATCGTGGGGCGGGCCAGGGCCGCCTTCCAGTCGGGCCGGAGCCGCCCGCTGGAGTTCAGGATTCAGCAGCTGAAGGCCCTGGAGAGGATggtgcaggagaaggagaaggagatcCTGGCAGCCCTCAAGGCGGATCTGAACAAG TGTGGGCACAACGCCTATAGCCATGAAATTCTGGGcgtgctgggggagctggcCCTCACCATGGAGAAGCTGCCGTCCTGGGCAGCCCCTCAGCCCGTGAAGAAGAACCTGCTGACCATGAGGGACGAGGCCTACATCGGCTACGAGCCCCTGGGCGTGGTGCTGGTCATCGGGGCCTGGAACTACCCCTTTGTGCTGGTCATGCAGCCCCTGATCGGGGCCATCGCAGCAG GCAATGCCGTGGTGGTGAAGCCGTCGGAGGTCAGCGAGAACACGGCTCGGCTGGTGGCTGAGCTCCTCCCACAGTACCTGGACAAG GATCTGTATGCTGTGGTCACTGGAGGAGTTCCTGAGACAACCGAGCTGCTGACCCAGAGATTTGATCACATCCTCTACACTGGCAACACTGCAGTGGGCAAAATtgtgatggcagcagctgccaagcACCTGACCCCTGTCAccctggagctgggggggaAGAGCCCCTGCTACATCGACAAGGACTGTGACCTGGCTGTCGCCTGCAG GCGGATAACATGGGGCAAGTACATGAACTGTGGGCAAACCTGCATCGCCCCAGACTACATCCTGTGTGACCCATCCATCCAGAGCAAGGTGGTGGAGAACATCAAGGCGACTCTGAAG GAATTCTATGGGGAGGACGTGAAGTCGTCTCCGGACTATGAAAGGATCATCAACCAGCGTCACTTCAGGAGGGTCAAGAGCCTGCTGGAAGGGCAGAAGATTGCTCATGGGGGAGAGACTGATGAGGCCTCCTGCTTCATAg CACCAACCATCCTCACGGATGTTTCCCCGGAGTCCAAGGTGATGGAGGAGGAAATCTTTGGGCCAGTGCTGCCCATTGTGACTGTGAAGAGCGTGGAGGAAGCCATTGAGTTCATCAACCTTCGGGAGAAGCCCCTAGCCCTGTATGTGTTCTCCAACAACAAGCAG TTAATCAAGAGAGTCATCTCGGAAACCTCCAGCGGTGGTGTGACTGGAAATGATGTCATTATGCATTTCTTCCTCTCAACTTTGCCTTTTGGTGGTGTTG GTCACAGCGGGATGGGCGCCTACCACGGCAAGCACAGCTTCGAGACCTTCTCCCACCGCCGCGCCTGCCTGATCAAGGACCTGAAGATGGAGAGCGCCAACAAAATGCGGTACCCACCTGGCAGCCAGAAGAAGGTGGACTGGGCCAAGTTCTTCCTGCTGAAACGGTTTAACAAGGCCCGAATTGGGCTCTttgtcctggccctgctgggggTTGTGGCAGCGGTGATGATTAAG TGA
- the LOC128797974 gene encoding aldehyde dehydrogenase family 3 member A2-like isoform X4, with protein sequence MEKLPSWAAPQPVKKNLLTMRDEAYIGYEPLGVVLVIGAWNYPFVLVMQPLIGAIAAGNAVVVKPSEVSENTARLVAELLPQYLDKDLYAVVTGGVPETTELLTQRFDHILYTGNTAVGKIVMAAAAKHLTPVTLELGGKSPCYIDKDCDLAVACRRITWGKYMNCGQTCIAPDYILCDPSIQSKVVENIKATLKEFYGEDVKSSPDYERIINQRHFRRVKSLLEGQKIAHGGETDEASCFIAPTILTDVSPESKVMEEEIFGPVLPIVTVKSVEEAIEFINLREKPLALYVFSNNKQLIKRVISETSSGGVTGNDVIMHFFLSTLPFGGVGHSGMGAYHGKHSFETFSHRRACLIKDLKMESANKMRYPPGSQKKVDWAKFFLLKRFNKARIGLFVLALLGVVAAVMIKSHQSVLKRKALLVVLAVQRLGWPSGW encoded by the exons ATGGAGAAGCTGCCGTCCTGGGCAGCCCCTCAGCCCGTGAAGAAGAACCTGCTGACCATGAGGGACGAGGCCTACATCGGCTACGAGCCCCTGGGCGTGGTGCTGGTCATCGGGGCCTGGAACTACCCCTTTGTGCTGGTCATGCAGCCCCTGATCGGGGCCATCGCAGCAG GCAATGCCGTGGTGGTGAAGCCGTCGGAGGTCAGCGAGAACACGGCTCGGCTGGTGGCTGAGCTCCTCCCACAGTACCTGGACAAG GATCTGTATGCTGTGGTCACTGGAGGAGTTCCTGAGACAACCGAGCTGCTGACCCAGAGATTTGATCACATCCTCTACACTGGCAACACTGCAGTGGGCAAAATtgtgatggcagcagctgccaagcACCTGACCCCTGTCAccctggagctgggggggaAGAGCCCCTGCTACATCGACAAGGACTGTGACCTGGCTGTCGCCTGCAG GCGGATAACATGGGGCAAGTACATGAACTGTGGGCAAACCTGCATCGCCCCAGACTACATCCTGTGTGACCCATCCATCCAGAGCAAGGTGGTGGAGAACATCAAGGCGACTCTGAAG GAATTCTATGGGGAGGACGTGAAGTCGTCTCCGGACTATGAAAGGATCATCAACCAGCGTCACTTCAGGAGGGTCAAGAGCCTGCTGGAAGGGCAGAAGATTGCTCATGGGGGAGAGACTGATGAGGCCTCCTGCTTCATAg CACCAACCATCCTCACGGATGTTTCCCCGGAGTCCAAGGTGATGGAGGAGGAAATCTTTGGGCCAGTGCTGCCCATTGTGACTGTGAAGAGCGTGGAGGAAGCCATTGAGTTCATCAACCTTCGGGAGAAGCCCCTAGCCCTGTATGTGTTCTCCAACAACAAGCAG TTAATCAAGAGAGTCATCTCGGAAACCTCCAGCGGTGGTGTGACTGGAAATGATGTCATTATGCATTTCTTCCTCTCAACTTTGCCTTTTGGTGGTGTTG GTCACAGCGGGATGGGCGCCTACCACGGCAAGCACAGCTTCGAGACCTTCTCCCACCGCCGCGCCTGCCTGATCAAGGACCTGAAGATGGAGAGCGCCAACAAAATGCGGTACCCACCTGGCAGCCAGAAGAAGGTGGACTGGGCCAAGTTCTTCCTGCTGAAACGGTTTAACAAGGCCCGAATTGGGCTCTttgtcctggccctgctgggggTTGTGGCAGCGGTGATGATTAAG AGCCACCAGTCTGTGCTGAAGAGAAAAGCCCTCTTGGTtgtgctggctgtgcagagGCTGGGCTGGCCCAGTGGGTGGTAA